CCGTCCGCCAGCAACTTCCTGAACAGCCGGGCGACGTCCCCATCACCTGGGCGGATATTTCCAAGGCCAAGCGGCTGCTTGGGTATGATCCACAGACGCCGATTGAAAAAGGGCTGGAGCAGTTCGTGTCCTGGTACCGAAGAGCGCGAAGCGCTACCTGAAGGCCGTTTGAAGCCTAGTGATGAATTCTGCTTTGGAAAAGAAGTCGAGCAGTCAGCCGCGAACCAGGGTCATCAGAATTCTCTTTAATGTCTGTGCGGATGCGGACAACTACAATGCGCAGAGCCTGAACGCGAGGGAGATCGCGCTGCGGCTCGATGCCGCGCGTTTTGAGTCCACTCTGTTCTTCGAGCGTTCCCCGGATACTCGGCTCTTGCGCGCCGGCATCAGAACGGTGAAATTGCCCAGACGCCGAAGGACGATCCGCATCCTTCGAGAAATGATGGGGCGCTACGATTTCATCGTATACATCGACTTAAGCCCGGCTTCGTACATTTATCTCCATCTGCCGCGGTTCCTGCGCCGGGGCACGAAGAGTGTGCTGTGCCTGGAAGGACCCAGGGGGAATCTCGACGGGGTCTCGGCAACGGTGCGCAAGTACGCCGATTATGCGGTTCGCCACGCGGATCTGAGGACTGCCGTCAGCGAATTCGTTGCGCAGGATGCCTGCGATTTGTTCGGCATAAGGGCCGACATGGTTATGCCTGTGGGAGTCGATACGCGAGTTTTCTCTCCGCCGGCCGTCCGAGACCATACGGTCGCGACAGTATTGTTCGTGGGCCATTTGATTGAGCGAAAAGGAGCGCATCTCGTTTACGACGCAGCGAAGCGGTTGCCCCAAGCCCAATTTCGTCTGATTGGAAATGCTCGCGACGGGTTCGGACGGGAGTTATTGAACGAGCATAAGAAGGCAAAGCTATCGAATATCAGCATCGAGAAGCCGGTTTCTCAACCTCAGCTTGCTGATGCCATGCGAGAGAGCGACATTTTCATTCTGCCGTCACGCATCGAAGGAATGCCAAAAGTTACGCTGGAAGCCGCCGCGACCGGTTTACCTTGCGTGGTTTTCAGCGACTATAAGACTCCCTCAGTCGCCGACGGTGTGACGGGATTCCAAGTGGAGACGTTTGAACAGATGGTGGATCGTCTGCAGTTGCTGATTCAAGATGCGGATTTGAGGCACAGAA
This portion of the Terriglobales bacterium genome encodes:
- a CDS encoding glycosyltransferase family 4 protein is translated as MNSALEKKSSSQPRTRVIRILFNVCADADNYNAQSLNAREIALRLDAARFESTLFFERSPDTRLLRAGIRTVKLPRRRRTIRILREMMGRYDFIVYIDLSPASYIYLHLPRFLRRGTKSVLCLEGPRGNLDGVSATVRKYADYAVRHADLRTAVSEFVAQDACDLFGIRADMVMPVGVDTRVFSPPAVRDHTVATVLFVGHLIERKGAHLVYDAAKRLPQAQFRLIGNARDGFGRELLNEHKKAKLSNISIEKPVSQPQLADAMRESDIFILPSRIEGMPKVTLEAAATGLPCVVFSDYKTPSVADGVTGFQVETFEQMVDRLQLLIQDADLRHRMSAAATSHAKQFDWDHVAAQWEATFAEVLRQPRASGLR